The Denitrificimonas caeni genome has a segment encoding these proteins:
- the prmA gene encoding 50S ribosomal protein L11 methyltransferase, with product MSWLQVRLAIQPDQAAHWEDTLLELGAVSVTFMDGEDQPIYEPDLGTTPLWNHTHLLALFEDSVDPELLRQHIQLLGGTKTPELEIEPLEDQDWERSWMDNFQPMRFGQRLWIVPSWHTAPEPDAVNLLLDPGLAFGTGTHPTTALCLEWLDGQNLDDCNVLDFGCGSGILAIAAKLLGAAQLTCTDIDSQALEATRDNAHRNAIAAQDMLVYLPQDMPAGQFDVVLANILAGPLVELAPQLIERTRPGGRLALSGILAEQAEEVRDAYSAAFTLAPTAEKDGWVCISGIRN from the coding sequence ATGTCCTGGTTACAAGTCCGTTTAGCCATCCAACCCGATCAAGCTGCACACTGGGAAGACACTTTACTGGAGCTCGGCGCAGTATCCGTGACCTTTATGGATGGTGAAGACCAGCCTATTTATGAGCCAGACTTAGGCACCACGCCGCTCTGGAATCACACCCATTTGCTGGCCTTATTTGAAGACAGCGTTGATCCTGAGCTACTGCGCCAACACATTCAGTTGCTCGGCGGCACCAAAACGCCAGAGTTAGAAATCGAGCCGTTAGAAGATCAAGACTGGGAGCGCAGCTGGATGGATAACTTCCAGCCGATGCGCTTTGGTCAACGCTTATGGATTGTACCCAGCTGGCACACAGCTCCAGAGCCGGACGCGGTGAACTTATTACTTGATCCAGGCCTGGCCTTTGGTACGGGCACTCACCCAACCACAGCTTTATGCTTGGAGTGGCTCGACGGGCAAAATTTAGATGACTGCAATGTGCTCGACTTTGGTTGCGGCTCTGGCATTCTGGCCATTGCCGCGAAACTCTTAGGCGCTGCGCAGCTGACCTGTACTGATATTGATAGCCAAGCGTTAGAAGCGACACGGGATAATGCCCACCGTAACGCCATTGCTGCGCAAGATATGCTGGTGTATTTACCGCAGGATATGCCTGCTGGCCAGTTTGATGTTGTGCTGGCAAATATTTTAGCTGGACCGCTGGTCGAGCTGGCTCCGCAATTGATTGAGCGCACCCGCCCCGGTGGACGCTTGGCGTTATCGGGCATCCTCGCAGAGCAAGCTGAGGAAGTGCGGGATGCTTACAGCGCTGCCTTTACCTTAGCGCCCACTGCAGAAAAAGACGGCTGGGTATGTATTTCTGGTATTCGCAATTAA
- a CDS encoding 1-acyl-sn-glycerol-3-phosphate acyltransferase: MDQFDSIRPYNDNEVASVLQRLLADVDFLSIITQYRFPVASRYFGWLLRPIIAGKLRSELKAVNSVAALQERIESYVERSISQATDGISFSGIEHLQDGQPHLYLANHRDIVMDPAFVNYALFQAQHSTPRIAIGDNLLQRPFVSDLMRINKSFIVHRSLTNRREKLTAFQLLSAYINHSILQDRESIWIAQAEGRAKDGDDRTESAILKMFHLSRKDEDFAAVIASLRLTPVAISYEYDPCDIAKARELYIRATTGEYNKEIGEDDASIAQGITGYKGRVHVHFCPVLSSGFTDAKQLANLVDQQIWRDYRLFPVHYLAWALWDQQDAGLEVPDIHDVFEQQEVLTAQREWQRRLAACPAEHRPYLIMQYAMPLQNQYRCNALHA; the protein is encoded by the coding sequence ATGGATCAATTTGACAGTATTCGCCCCTACAATGACAACGAAGTGGCGTCTGTATTGCAACGTTTGCTGGCTGATGTCGATTTTTTATCCATCATCACTCAGTACCGTTTCCCTGTGGCCTCACGCTATTTTGGCTGGTTATTACGCCCCATCATTGCTGGAAAACTGCGCAGCGAGCTGAAAGCAGTCAATAGTGTTGCCGCCCTGCAAGAACGGATTGAATCCTATGTGGAGCGCAGCATTAGCCAAGCCACAGACGGCATCAGCTTTTCTGGTATTGAGCACTTGCAAGATGGCCAGCCGCACTTGTATTTAGCCAATCACCGCGACATTGTGATGGACCCAGCATTTGTTAATTACGCTTTATTTCAAGCACAACACAGCACGCCGCGCATTGCCATTGGTGATAATTTATTACAGCGGCCCTTTGTTAGCGACCTGATGCGCATCAACAAAAGCTTTATCGTCCACCGCTCATTGACGAACCGCCGTGAAAAGCTGACGGCATTTCAACTGTTATCGGCTTATATCAATCACTCCATTTTGCAAGACCGTGAATCCATTTGGATTGCCCAGGCCGAAGGACGTGCCAAAGATGGTGATGACCGCACCGAAAGCGCTATTTTAAAAATGTTTCACTTGTCGCGTAAAGATGAAGACTTTGCGGCAGTGATTGCTTCCCTGCGCTTAACCCCCGTGGCCATCAGTTACGAATACGACCCATGTGATATTGCTAAAGCGCGCGAACTCTATATCCGTGCCACAACCGGTGAGTACAACAAAGAAATTGGCGAAGACGACGCCAGCATTGCCCAAGGTATTACCGGCTATAAAGGCCGTGTGCATGTGCATTTCTGCCCCGTGTTAAGCAGCGGTTTTACTGATGCAAAACAACTGGCCAATTTAGTTGATCAGCAAATCTGGCGCGATTACCGTTTATTCCCCGTGCACTATTTAGCTTGGGCACTATGGGATCAGCAAGATGCGGGCTTAGAAGTGCCTGATATTCATGACGTGTTTGAGCAGCAAGAAGTACTCACTGCGCAACGCGAATGGCAACGCCGCTTAGCCGCCTGTCCAGCAGAGCATCGCCCTTATTTGATTATGCAGTACGCCATGCCACTGCAGAACCAATACCGCTGCAACGCTCTCCACGCCTAA
- a CDS encoding DUF2007 domain-containing protein, with translation MQRIHEPVDLMEAQMLMSMLRSEGIEVFLQGADLVGGMGELPALGLLGLMVSDAQAQEARELISSYQQATPLVDGTSEPQPGVRHGILEC, from the coding sequence GTGCAAAGGATTCATGAGCCAGTGGATTTAATGGAAGCACAAATGCTGATGAGTATGTTGCGCAGCGAAGGTATCGAGGTGTTTTTACAGGGTGCGGACTTGGTTGGCGGTATGGGAGAGCTGCCTGCGTTAGGTTTGCTAGGCCTGATGGTGAGCGATGCGCAAGCGCAAGAAGCCCGTGAGTTAATCAGCAGTTATCAGCAAGCAACGCCCCTTGTGGATGGTACGTCGGAGCCGCAGCCAGGCGTGCGGCACGGCATTTTAGAGTGTTAA
- a CDS encoding SOS response-associated peptidase, with the protein MSGRYALFNWPEAMAQLPGFPQHMRAHWNLAPKSQVLMIYQQEQERHATLALWGFTSAWMTDLTRAVAHARAETVHTQPMFKKAWHGQRCLLPANGFFEWRGQHRKQPFWLSAAEPVSYFAGLWDVYSVPGRDYYSVAMLTQQAANLRRPVLLNAEQQALWLNPESSTEQLLELLAATQPQLHERRVSTLINDPLVDGPHCLNIG; encoded by the coding sequence ATGTCGGGACGCTATGCTTTGTTTAATTGGCCAGAGGCCATGGCGCAGTTGCCAGGTTTTCCGCAGCACATGCGCGCGCACTGGAATTTAGCGCCAAAATCGCAAGTGTTAATGATTTATCAGCAGGAACAGGAGCGTCACGCAACCTTGGCTTTATGGGGGTTCACCTCCGCTTGGATGACTGATTTAACGCGCGCAGTGGCCCATGCGCGGGCCGAAACTGTGCACACACAGCCAATGTTTAAAAAAGCTTGGCATGGCCAACGTTGTTTGCTGCCTGCCAATGGTTTTTTTGAGTGGCGCGGCCAACACCGCAAGCAGCCGTTTTGGTTGAGTGCGGCGGAACCTGTGTCGTACTTTGCGGGGCTTTGGGATGTTTACTCGGTACCGGGGCGTGATTATTACAGTGTGGCGATGCTGACTCAGCAAGCGGCTAATTTGCGTCGTCCAGTTTTACTCAATGCCGAGCAGCAAGCGCTGTGGCTCAACCCTGAGAGTAGCACTGAGCAGTTACTCGAGCTTTTAGCAGCCACACAACCACAGCTGCATGAGCGCCGTGTCAGCACACTGATTAATGACCCATTGGTGGATGGCCCGCATTGCTTAAATATTGGCTAA